The DNA sequence ACGAGCGCGACGAGGAGCTTTCCGTCGTGCCGCGCGTGGCGGACGAACCGGAGGCGCGGCTGCCGGACGACTCGCCATCCGACGAGCGGCTGGCGGATTCCGTGCGGCGCGCGGCCGGGCCTTCCGACGCGCGACGCGTGGCCGAGCCCTCCTCCGAAGACGAGCCAGACGACCTGGCGGACGACGACTCCGACGAGCGCCGGGAGGACGACGAGCCGTTGGTGGAGGCCTCACGCGTGCGGCTGCTGGCGGATTCCGCGTCGGACGAGCGGGCGGGCGACTCCTTTTCCGCATCGCCCGGCACCGGCGGATCCCCCAGCACACGCGGGCGACGGCGGCCGGTGCTGCTGCTCCGCTCCGATGTTTCCGCGCGCGCCACGCGCGGCATGGGGCGCTCGTTCAGCACGCGCGCGGCGTCCGCGAACAGGCGAAGCTGCTGCCCCGGCTGCACGGTCTCGCCCATGGACAGGTTCAGCTGGCGGATGCGCTCCGCCGGGAGTCCCGAAAGCTCGGCGAGGCGGTCCAGCGAATCGCCCTCGCGGACGCGGTACGAATCGTATCCCCCGCGCTGGCGGAATTCGGATGCCGCGTACGCCGGCTGCAGCGCCGCGCCCTGCCCCGCCGGCACCCACACCCAGTAGCGGGGCGGCGCCACCTGCCGCAGCAGGTGCGGGTTCAGCTCCACCAGGTCCGGCAGCGGAATGTCGCCCACCGACGCCAGAACGCTCAGCGGCGTCGCCAGGTCCACGCGGATGCTGTCGAAGCCGAACGACCGCTGCGGTCCGCGCGCCGGCAGTCCGAAACGCGTGGGGTCCTTGGCGATGATGGTGACCGCGTACAGGCGGGGAACGTAATGCTTGGTTTCCTCCGCCAGGTCGCCGCGCTGCGCCAGATCCCAGAAATTGGTGGCGCCGAACCGCCCCAGCCCGCGGCTGATGCGCCCCGTGCCCGCGTTGTACGCGGCGGCGGCCAGCGCCCAGTCGCCGCGGAACTGGCGGTTCAGGTCGCGCAGGTGGCGCGCCGCGGCGTGCGTGGAGCGCACCGGGTCCATCCGCTCGTCCACCAGCTCGTCGATCCGCAGCCCCATCCCCCGGCCCGTCGCCGGCATGAACTGCCACATCCCGACAGCGCCCGCATGGCTGCGCACCGTGGGGCGGTATCCGCTCTCCACCATCCCCAGGTGGCTCAGGTCGCGCGGAATGCCGTACGACGCAAAGACATCGCGCACCCACTCGCCGTAGCGGTCCGCCGCCGTCATCCACCCGGCCACCACGGGACCGCGCTGGTTCACCAGAAAGTCCACCTCCTGGCGCACCCACTCGTTTGCTTCCACCGGCAGGTCGTACCGCGCCGTCCCCAGCAGGTCCGCGCCCACCGCGGCCGGGCGCTCCGCAGGCAGCGTAAAGCCCTCGCCGATCGCCTGCACGGTGTCCGCGGGCGCGGGCGGCGGGGCCTCGGCGGGCACGGGCGCGGTGGCAACGGGCTGGCGGCCGGGCCCGCACGCGGCGGCTCCCAGCGCAACCAGCACCAGAAGGCCCGGAGAGGTCTTGCTGTGCATATGAATTCAGTCTTGGAGCGACGAACCGGTCGCGGTACATGGGCGCAGAAGCGCCGGAGGGTCGAACGTACTACCGGGCGCGGACTTCGGCCAGAGTCATGACGCGCCGCATTGCAGAGGATGGAGCGCCTCAGCCCGGGGTGCCGGGCGAGGTGCGCGGCTCCGCGCGGCGGTCCGGCACGGCGCCCTCCGCCCGCCCCGCGCCGCACAGTTCGCAGAAGCGGCGCAGATACTCGGCATCGCGTTGCGCGTCCGCCTCCGGCCCGAGCGTGATCCCGCGCGCCACCCGCCACCGGTGGAACGCGAGTTCGCTGGCTACGCGGTGCATTTCCCGCCGCGCGCGCCAGTGCCGCAGCCCGCCCCGCCGCCAGGCGCGCGCCGTGGCCTCCAGCCGGGTGCGCACCACGCACAGGCATTCCAGCTCCTCGCCCGAGAGCACGCCGTCCTCCACCAGCGAGGCCAGGTGCCGGCGCACGATGCTCCCTTCGCGGCGCAGCGAACGGTAGATCATCCACAACACGCCAAGGAACGCCGGCACCATCACCATCATGTACAGGATCAGAAACCAGCCGTCGAGGCTGGCCGACAGGTTCCACAGCGCGTGCAGCCCCATGGCTCCGGCCAGCCCGGCCGCGGGCCCCAGCCAGCTTCCGCGCTGTCCGTGGTGCTCGCGGCGGTAGCCCAGCCCCATTCCGAAGATGCTGGTGAACAGCGGGTGCGCAAAGGGCGACATCATCCCCCGCAGCACGAAGACCGCGGCGGGGCTGTCGGCGCCTCCCTCGGCGAAGGCGGCGCCGTAATACTGCACGTTTTCGATCATGGCGAAGCCCAGCCCCACCATGGCGGCATACACCACGCCGTCCACGACGCCGTCAAACTCGTCCCGGAGTTCGCGATACAGCACGAACAGCGCGAATCCCTTGGCCAGTTCCTCCACCATGGGCGCGGTGATCACGCTTCCCAGCAGCGCCCCCGCCTGCGGCCCCAGCACGGCGCCGATCAGGTCCTCGGTGACGTTGTTGGCCACGTACGCCAGAAACACGGCAAAGGTGGCGCCCCACGCAAACGTCTGAAACAGCGTGCGCGGCGGCTCCGGCTCGTACCGGTCCAGCCACAGCGCCAGCGCCACATACAGGGGAACGGGGAGCGCCGCCGCCACGAAGCCCAGAACGAAAGGCTTCCACTGCAGGTCCATGGCGATCAGCGTCAGGATCATGACGCCGCACACCACCGCTCCCCAGGTAAGGAGGCGGTGGCGTCGCCCGCGCAGCATGGCGGGAATGGGCGGAGCGGAGGCGTGAAACGATTGCATCGGCGCGGGAGCGGACCGTTCTACAGGGTGCCGAAGCGTTCTTCCAGCACGCGGCGGCGGTGGCTGAAGATCTGCTCCAGCCGCGGCGTCACCAGCCACTTGCGCGCCACGCCGCCGCCCGGCGGCAGCACGTAGCTCACGATGTCGCGCATTTCCACGCCGCCCTCGATCTCGCGGAACAGGTGCTGGTGGTGCCAGAAGCGGTACGGGCCGAACCGCT is a window from the Longimicrobium terrae genome containing:
- a CDS encoding LysM peptidoglycan-binding domain-containing protein, whose amino-acid sequence is MHSKTSPGLLVLVALGAAACGPGRQPVATAPVPAEAPPPAPADTVQAIGEGFTLPAERPAAVGADLLGTARYDLPVEANEWVRQEVDFLVNQRGPVVAGWMTAADRYGEWVRDVFASYGIPRDLSHLGMVESGYRPTVRSHAGAVGMWQFMPATGRGMGLRIDELVDERMDPVRSTHAAARHLRDLNRQFRGDWALAAAAYNAGTGRISRGLGRFGATNFWDLAQRGDLAEETKHYVPRLYAVTIIAKDPTRFGLPARGPQRSFGFDSIRVDLATPLSVLASVGDIPLPDLVELNPHLLRQVAPPRYWVWVPAGQGAALQPAYAASEFRQRGGYDSYRVREGDSLDRLAELSGLPAERIRQLNLSMGETVQPGQQLRLFADAARVLNERPMPRVARAETSERSSSTGRRRPRVLGDPPVPGDAEKESPARSSDAESASSRTREASTNGSSSSRRSSESSSARSSGSSSEEGSATRRASEGPAARRTESASRSSDGESSGSRASGSSATRGTTESSSSRSSEGSSSARRASSEGSSSRSSEGSSTRASESGSSTRRTSSEGSAARSSESASSRSSEGSSATRRASSEGSASRASEGASSRSTSATGERSSSSTRSSSERSSPAESGSSSAARRTESASERPSASRTEGSARSSSASSRASSETPRASGTTASRPAGRTHEVAEGETLWGIARRYDVTVAAVREANDLSESESLQPGRTLRIPRASSTASTSGETRAAAGSGSTATRPAAAGTTRSSGETRAAGTGSAGTRPSGTAAGSSSTATRSTGTASTRPAASATGSRTSARQHTVADGETLWGIARRYEITVDALRRANDLGENAAIQPGQKLTIPAS
- a CDS encoding PrsW family intramembrane metalloprotease, translating into MQSFHASAPPIPAMLRGRRHRLLTWGAVVCGVMILTLIAMDLQWKPFVLGFVAAALPVPLYVALALWLDRYEPEPPRTLFQTFAWGATFAVFLAYVANNVTEDLIGAVLGPQAGALLGSVITAPMVEELAKGFALFVLYRELRDEFDGVVDGVVYAAMVGLGFAMIENVQYYGAAFAEGGADSPAAVFVLRGMMSPFAHPLFTSIFGMGLGYRREHHGQRGSWLGPAAGLAGAMGLHALWNLSASLDGWFLILYMMVMVPAFLGVLWMIYRSLRREGSIVRRHLASLVEDGVLSGEELECLCVVRTRLEATARAWRRGGLRHWRARREMHRVASELAFHRWRVARGITLGPEADAQRDAEYLRRFCELCGAGRAEGAVPDRRAEPRTSPGTPG